GTATCGCGGCGGCCGCATGCCGCTGTATCACTTCGACTTCTATCGCTTGGGCAGGGAGTCCGAGCTCGGCGATCTGGGGCTTGCGGAATACGTGGACGGGGACGGCGCCACTGTCGTAGAGTGGGCGGATCGCTTTCCGGGCGCACTGCCGGGGCGCGCGAAGAGGATCGAGTTCAGCATAATGGACGAAAAAACGAGAAAAATTGAATTCGTGTCATCCCGGAGGGAGTCGCATGTTTGATCTGGCGGTAATCGGCGCGGGGCCAGGCGGCTACGTCGCGGCGATCAGGGCCTCGCAGCTCGGCGCGAAGGTCTTGCTCGTGGAGCGCGGAGAGTTGGGCGGCGTGTGCCTAAACCGCGGATGCATACCAACCAAGGCGATGATCGCCTCTGCCCACGCGCTGCGCGCGGTGAGGCGCGCGGCCGAGTTCGGTGTGAAGATCTCCGGCGAGAAGGCCTCCGTCGATATGACCGTAGTCAAGGCGCGCAAGGACGCGATAGTGGAGAAGCTGCGTGCAGGCATTGCGCAGCTCCTGAAATCCGGCGGCGTCACGATCGTGAAGGGGAGCGCCGCTCTGTCGGGCGATGGGAAGATATCGATCGACGGAGTTACGCACGAGGCAAAAAACATCCTCATAGCCTCAGGCTCCGCGTGGATAGAGCTGCCCGGTCTCCAACTCGACGGCAGGTCGATCGTGACCACGGACGAGGCGCTCGACTGGACCGAGGCGCCGGCGAGGCTCCTGATCGTGGGCGGCGGGGTGATAGGCTGCGAATTCGGATGCATGATGCGCGAGTTCGGATCAGAGGTGACGATCGTCGAGGCCACCCCATCCATACTCCCGCCCGT
This genomic stretch from bacterium harbors:
- the tsaE gene encoding tRNA (adenosine(37)-N6)-threonylcarbamoyltransferase complex ATPase subunit type 1 TsaE; this encodes MKRVTKSPDETFELAAKFAQRLKRGDVLALVGELGAGKTRFVQGLAAGLGVPDGVFVRSPTFALINEYRGGRMPLYHFDFYRLGRESELGDLGLAEYVDGDGATVVEWADRFPGALPGRAKRIEFSIMDEKTRKIEFVSSRRESHV